GTTATTTGGCCATGAAGCGTGGAGTGAAAATTGAAGCAGTACATTTTGCTTCTCCACCTTATACAAGCCCACAAGCATTAGTGAAGACGAAACAATTAACTGCAAAACTAGCACCTTATGTGGGTAGCATTAGCTTTTTAGAAGTTCCTTTTACAGAAATTCAAGAGGAAATTAAAAAAGTAGTTCCTGAAGGATACTTAATGACAGTTACTCGTCGTATGATGGTTCGTTTATGTGATGCTATTGTGGAACGTCGCCATGGATTAGCGATGATTAATGGAGAGTCTTTAGGACAAGTAGCTTCACAAACCATGCATAGTATGGTGGCAATCAATGATGTAACAAATACACCAATCTTACGTCCGGTGATTACTATGGATAAATTGGAAATTATTGATATTGCTCAGCAAATTGATACTTACGATCTATCCATTCAACCTTTTGAAGATTGCTGTACTATTTTTACACCACCAGCACCAAAAACACGTCCAAAAGTGGAAAAAGCTCGTGAATACGAAGCAAGATTGGATGTTGAAGGATTGATTCAACGCTCCTTAGAAGGAATTAAAGTGACAAAAATTGATGCTCAATATGATGAGCACCAAGCAGAAAAAGTTTGGAATATTGATGGAGAATTAGTCGCAGAAACTTTTGAAGAAGAAGATTTTTCAGATTTATTATAAATAATAAAGAAGC
The nucleotide sequence above comes from Catellicoccus marimammalium M35/04/3. Encoded proteins:
- the thiI gene encoding tRNA uracil 4-sulfurtransferase ThiI; its protein translation is MEYTEIMVRYGELSTKGKNRKTFIQQLAQNVRQALRPFPEVKIQALRDRMHLVLNGADANQVMQPLQKIFGIQTFSPVVKIELDEEKLKETALAMMKDHYVAGETFKVVTKRAYHEFIWDTHQINQEVGGYLFEHLPYAKVDMKNPDVTLRIEVRMDGIYLMSQVIKGMGGLPVGSSGKGMLMLSGGIDSPVAGYLAMKRGVKIEAVHFASPPYTSPQALVKTKQLTAKLAPYVGSISFLEVPFTEIQEEIKKVVPEGYLMTVTRRMMVRLCDAIVERRHGLAMINGESLGQVASQTMHSMVAINDVTNTPILRPVITMDKLEIIDIAQQIDTYDLSIQPFEDCCTIFTPPAPKTRPKVEKAREYEARLDVEGLIQRSLEGIKVTKIDAQYDEHQAEKVWNIDGELVAETFEEEDFSDLL